Proteins encoded in a region of the Triticum dicoccoides isolate Atlit2015 ecotype Zavitan chromosome 3A, WEW_v2.0, whole genome shotgun sequence genome:
- the LOC119272398 gene encoding beta-galactosidase 3-like: MATAAGRLLPLLLVLHALLVVAAAAVSGVAYDHRSLIISGRRRLLISTSIHYPRSVPAMWPKLVAEAKEGGADCIETYVFWNGHETAPGKYYFEDRFDLVQFARVVKDAGLFLILRIGPFVAGEWNFGGLPVWLHYIPGTVFRTNNEPFKSHMKGFTTKIVDMMKKERFFASQGGHIILAQIENEYEGTEQAYGAGGKAYARWAASMALSQNTGVPWIMCQQSDAPDHVINTCNSFYCDQFEPNSPTKPKIWTENWPGWFQNFGEANPHRPAEDVAFSVARFFGKGGTVQNYYVYHGGTNFGRTTGGPFITTSYDYDAPIDEYGLRRLPKWGHLRELHKSIKMCEHSLLYGNSTSFSLGPQQEADVYTDHSGGCVAFLSNIDSEKDKVVTFRKREYDLPAWSVSILPDCDNVVYNTAKVRSQTSMVDMVPETLQASKPDQWSIFTEKIGIWDKNDFIRNGFVDHINTTKDSTDYLWHTTSFKVDRSYPTSGKHPILNIDSKGHGVHAFLNDMLIGSAFGNGSKSSFGVHMPINLRTGKNEIALLSMTVGLQNAGARYEWVGAGLTTVNISGMENGTMDLSSNNWAYKIGLEGEHYSLFKPDQGNNRRWSQQSEPPKDQPLTWYKVNVDVPQGDDPIGLDMQSMGKGLAWLNGNAIGRYWLRTSSSDDRCTPSCNYRGQFSPDNCRTGCGKPTQRWYHVPRSWFHPSGNTLVVFEEQGGDPTKITFSRRVATSICSFVSENYPSIVDMETWDKNMPDDGRVASEAQLSCPKGRIISSVNFASFGDPSGTCRSYQQGSCHHPDSLSVVKKACLNNNGCTVSLADRGFGKDLCPRVIKTLAIEVDCS, translated from the exons atggccaccgccgccggcCGGCTGCTCCCCTTGCTCCTGGTGCTGCATGCGTTGCTCGTCGTCGCCGCGGCCGCAGTCTCCGGTGTCGCGTACGACCACCGCTCCCTCAtcatctccggccgccgccgccttctcATCTCCACCTCCATCCACTACCCGCGCAGCGTCCCCGCG ATGTGGCCCAAGCTGGTGGCGGAGGCCAAGGAGGGCGGCGCCGACTGCATCGAGACCTACGTCTTCTGGAACGGCCACGAGACCGCCCCCGGCAAG TACTACTTCGAGGACCGGTTCGATCTGGTGCAGTTCGCGAGGGTCGTCAAGGACGCCGGGCTCTTCCTGATCCTGCGCATCGGCCCCTTCGTCGCCGGCGAGTGGAACTTCGG GGGTTTGCCTGTGTGGCTGCATTACATTCCCGGGACGGTGTTCCGGACAAACAACGAGCCATTCAAG TCTCACATGAAGGGCTTCACGACGAAAATCGTGGACATGATGAAGAAGGAGCGGTTCTTCGCCTCGCAGGGCGGGCACATCATCCTAGCTCAG ATTGAGAATGAGTATGAAGGTACCGAACAGGCATATGGGGCTGGCGGCAAGGCATACGCAAGGTGGGCGGCTAGTATGGCTCTGTCTCAGAACACCGGCGTCCCTTGGATCATGTGCCAGCAGTCCGATGCCCCAGATCATGTG ATAAACACCTGTAATTCATTCTATTGCGATCAATTCGAGCCAAATTCGCCAACCAAGCCAAAAATTTGGACAGAGAATTGGCCAGGATG GTTCCAGAATTTTGGTGAAGCTAATCCCCACAGACCCGCCGAGGATGTTGCATTTTCTGTTGCGCGTTTCTTTGGAAAAGGTGGCACCGTTCAGAATTACTATGTG TACCATGGTGGAACAAACTTTGGTCGCACTACTGGGGGGCCCTTCATTACAACTAGCTATGACTATGATGCACCAATTGACGAATATG GCCTTAGGAGGCTTCCAAAATGGGGACATCTGAGGGAGCTTCACAAATCCATAAAAATGTGTGAACATAGTCTGCTTTATGGAAACTCAACGTCGTTTTCTCTTGGGCCTCAACAAGAA GCCGATGTTTACACCGATCACTCAGGAGGATGTGTTGCATTCTTATCTAACATTGACTCGGAAAAGGACAAAGTTGTCACTTTCAGGAAGAGAGAATATGATCTTCCCGCCTGGTCAGTTAGCATCCTACCTGACTGCGATAATGTGGTTTACAACACAGCGAAG GTTCGATCTCAAACTTCGATGGTCGACATGGTTCCAGAAACTTTGCAAGCATCGAAACCTGATCAGTGGAGTATTTTCACGGAGAAAATTGGTATTTGGGATAAAAATGACTTCATACGAAATGGATTTGTAGACCATATTAATACGACAAAAGACTCTACTGACTACCTGTGGCACACAACAAG TTTTAAGGTAGACAGAAGTTACCCCACAAGTGGGAAGCATCCAATTCTTAATATCGACTCCAAAGGCCATGGTGTTCACGCTTTCCTGAATGACATGCTTATAG GTAGTGCATTTGGTAATGGCTCAAAATCAAGTTTCGGTGTGCACATGCCCATCAACTTGAGGACtgggaagaatgaaattgcactatTGAGTATGACTGTTGGATTGCAA AATGCAGGAGCCCGTTATGAATGGGTAGGAGCGGGCCTTACAACTGTGAACATCTCTGGAATGGAAAATGGAACCATGGACTTATCTTCAAATAATTGGGCGTACAAG ATTGGGTTGGAGGGCGAACACTACAGTTTGTTCAAGCCCGATCAAGGGAATAACCGAAGGTGGAGTCAACAATCCGAGCCACCAAAGGATCAACCTTTGACATGGTACAAG GTAAATGTTGATGTTCCACAAGGAGATGACCCAATTGGGCTAGACATGCAGTCTATGGGGAAAGGCCTGGCCTGGTTGAATGGAAATGCCATAGGGAGGTACTGGCTTAGGACTAGTTCTTCTGATGATAGGTGCACTCCTAGCTGCAACTATAGAGGGCAATTTTCTCCAGACAACTGCAGGACTGGATGTGGGAAGCCAACTCAAAGATG GTACCATGTACCAAGGTCATGGTTTCACCCATCGGGGAACACCCTGGTGGTTTTTGAGGAGCAGGGTGGGGATCCAACAAAGATCACATTCTCAAGAAGAGTTGCAACAAGTATTTGCTCCTTTGTGTCAGAGAACTATCCTTCTATTGTTGACATGGAAACATGGGATAAAAATATGCCAGATGACGGCAGAGTTGCATCTGAAGCACAGTTGTCTTGCCCCAAGGGCAGAATTATCTCCTCAGTTAACTTTGCGAGCTTCGGAGACCCTAGTGGAACTTGCAGATCCTACCAACAAGGAAGCTGCCACCACCCAGACTCCCTATCTGTTGTTAAGAAG GCATGTCTGAACAACAATGGCTGCACAGTTTCACTAGCAGA